Genomic segment of Pseudomonas iranensis:
CACCAAACGCCAGCCTGGAAAGCTCGATCAAAAGCATCAAGGAGCAACTGCGCGCGATCCCGAACAAGGGCATCGGCTATGGCTTGCTGCGTTATCTCGGCACCGCCGACGCACAAGCGGCGTTGCATGAGCTGGCGCAACCGCAGGTGACGTTCAACTACCTCGGCCAGTTCGATAACAACTTCGATGAAGACGCCTTGTGGCGGCCTGCCACCGAAGACAAGGGCGCCGGTCAGGACGCAAACGCGCCGATGGCCAACTGGCTGACCATCGATGGACGGGTTTATCAGGGCCAGTTGAGCCTGACCTGGACCTACAGCAGCGACGTCTTCGAAGAAGCGACCATTGACGCTCTGGCCCGCGCCTACGAAGTGGCGCTGAGCGAATTGATCGACCACTGCCTCAGCCATGCGGGCGGCCTCACGCCGTCCGACGTGCCGCTGGCCGGTTTGTCCCAGGCGCATCTGGACAGCCTGCCGATTGCCGCCCAGCGCATCGAGGACATCTATCCGCTGGCGCCGATGCAGCAGGGCATTCTGTTCCACAGCCTGTACGACGCCGACGCCAGCGCCTACGTTTATCAGATGCTGCTGGACATCGACGGCCTCGACGTTGCGCGGTTCCAGCAAGCCTGGCAACGGGTGGTCGATCGCCATGAAGTGCTGCGCGCAGGTTTCATCTGGGGCCGCGATGGCCTGGACGCGCCGTTGCAGGTGATCAATCGCCAACTGACCCTGGAAATGCCGGAAATCGACGTGCGCGATGCCGCTGATCTGCCGGCGGTGCTTGAAGCACGGGCGCAGGCCGACCGTGAACGCGGGTTCGATCTGCAGAATCCGCCGCTGTTGCGCCTGTGCCTGTTGCGCACTGCCGACGATCGCCATCGACTGATTTTCACTTGTCACCACATCCTCATGGATGGCTGGAGCAACTCGCGGATGTTCGGCGAAGTGCTGCAGGATTACGCCGGCCAGCCGGTGTCGAGCGCGCAGGGCCGCTATCGCGATTTTCTGGTCTGGCTGCAGGACCAGGACAAGGCGGCCGCGCAGGAATTCTGGCGCGGGCAACTGGCCGAACTCGACGAGCCGACCCGACTGGCCTCGGCCTGCCACGGACGCACCGTGCCGGGGCCGGGCAAACAGATGCATCGTCTGCATTTCGATGAAGCGTTGACCCAGCGTCTGAACAGCTTCTCCCGTCAGCAACAGGTGACCCTCAACAGCCTGGTGCAGGCGGCATGGCTGCTTGTGTTGCAGCGCTACACCGGCCAGGCCACGGTGGCGTTTGGCGCCACGGTATCCGGGCGTCCGGTGGATTTGCCGGGCATCGAGGAGCAACTGGGGCTGTTCATCAACACCTTGCCGGTGATCGCCAGCCCGCAGGCCAGCCTCAGCGTCGGCGATTGGGTGCGCAGCGTGCAGGACAAGAACCTGCTGTTGCGCGACTACGAACAGACGCCGTTGCAGGACATTCAGCGTCTGGCGGCGTTGAGTGGCGAAGCGTTGTTCGACACCTTGCTGGTGTTCGAGAACTACCCGGTATCCGACGCGTTGGAGGCCAATCCGGGCGGGCTGCGTTTTTCCGGTCTGGAGCATCGCGAGCAGACCAACTACGGTCTGACCCTGATTGCCGGCGCCAGCGAAGTGCTCAACCTCGATTTCAACTACCTCACCGAACACTTCGCCGAGCGCAGCGTGCTTGCTCTGGCGGCGCATTTGCGTGAAGTGCTGGAGCAATTTATCGCAGCGCCGCAACGGGCACTCGGCGAGATCGGTCTGCTGCCGCTGGCCGAACGGCAGACGCTGGCGCAGTGGAGCGACAATCACGCGGCTTATCCGGCTGAGCGGTTGATCTCGCAGAGCTTTGAAGCACGGGTGGCGGCGCATCCTCAGGCACTGGCGTTGAGTCATGCCGGCGTGGCCCTGAGCTACGGCGAACTGAACCGGCGGGCAAACCAGTTGGCCCGGCATCTGGTGACGCTGGGTGTCACCGCCGAAGTGCGCGTCGGCGTGGCGCTGCCGCGTTCGGCGGAACTGGTGATCGCCCTGATGGCGGTGCTCAAGGCCGGCGGCACCTACGTGCCGCTGGACCCGGACTACCCGGCCGACCGCGTGGCCTACATGCTCGACGACAGCCAGGCGAAAGTCCTGCTGACCCAGCAAGCCTTGCTGGCGCAACTGCCGTCCAGCGAAGCCCACGTGGTGCTGGTCGAGGCCGGCGGCGAGGCGTTCGCCGCGCAAGCGCCGGACAACCTGCCGGCGCGCGCCGACTCGGCCAATCTTGCCTACGTGATCTACACCTCCGGTTCCACCGGCAAACCGAAAGGTGTGGCCATCGCCCATCGCAACGTGCAGGCGCTGATTCATTGGTCCGCCGAGGTCTACAGCGAGGACGATCTGCAAGGCGTGCTGGCCTCGACGTCGGTGTGCTTCGACCTGTCGGTGTGGGAGATTTTCGTCACCCTGGCGCGTGGCGGGTCCATGGTCATGGCGCGCAATGCCCTTGAGCTGCCGGACTTGCCCGAGCGTGATCAGGTGCGCCTGATCAACACCGTGCCGTCGGCGATTGCCGCGTTGCAACGCATCGGCCAGATCCCGTCGTGTGTGCGCATCATCAATCTGGCCGGCGAGCCGCTCAAGCAGGCGCTGGTCGACACCTTGTACCGCGAAACTTCGGTCGCCCACGTTTACGATCTGTACGGGCCTTCCGAAGACACCACGTATTCGACCTGGACTCGTCGTGAACTCGGCGGTCAGGCCAATATCGGCCGGCCATTGCGCAATACCACTGCGTACCTGCTCGATGAGCAATTGCAGGAAGCGCCGCTCGGCATTGCAGCGGAGCTGTATCTGGCCGGTGAGGGCATCACCCGTGGCTATCTGTTGCGCCCGGGCCTGACTGCCGAGCGTTTCGTGCCGAATCCGTTGGCGAGCAACGGCGAGCGCATGTACCGCACCGGCGACCTGACGCGTTTCATGGACGACGGCCGTATCGAATACGTCGGTCGCATCGACCATCAGGTCAAAGTGCGCGGCTTCCGTATCGAACTCGGCGAAATCGACGCGCGTCTGCTGGCCCAGGCCAGCGTGCGCGAAGGCGTGGTGCTGGCGGTGGAAGGCGTCGGCGGCCAGCAACTGGTGGCTTATGTGGTGCCGGCCGAGGCCGATCAAAGCCTGGCGCAACTGGACTCGCTGAGTGCTGAGTTGCAAGCCGCGCTCAAGGCGCATCTGCCGGACTACATGGTTCCGACGCAGTGGCTGTTCCTCGAACAGTTGCCGCTGACACCCAACGGCAAACTTGATCGCAAGGCCTTGCCGGCACCGGATGCCAGCCAGGCACAACGCGATTACGTCGCGCCGTCGACGCCGCTGGAGCAGCAACTGGCCGAGGTCTGGCAGGACATTCTGAAGATCGAGCAGGTCGGCGTGACCGACAATTTCTTCGCCCTCGGCGGCGATTCGATCATCTCGATTCAACTGGTCAGCCGCGCGCGGCAGCAGGGCATTTGCTTCACGCCCAAGGACCTGTTCCAGCAGCAGACGGTGCAGAAACTGGCCGTAGTGGTTTCGCATGCAGACGTGCAATCCGCCAGCGCTGCCGACTACCCGTTGGCGCAACTGGATCAGGCGCAGCTCGATGCCTTGCCGGTGCCGGCAGAGCTGATCGAAGACGTCTATCCGCTGTCGCCGATGCAGGAAGGCATGCTCTTCCACACCCTGTCGGATAACGGCAGCAGCCTCTATGTGCAACAGGTCAGCCTGCCGATCAAGGGCCTCGACGTTGAGCGTTTCCGCCGGGCCTGGGAATTCATCATCGTCCGTCAGGCGATCCTGCGCACCAGTTTCCATTGGCAGGATGGGCTGGCCAAGCCGTTGCAGGTCGTCCATCGCCAGGCGCCGCTGCAGATGCAGGTGCTCGATTGGCGTGGGCAGGACTGCAGCGAGGCGGCGATTGCCGAGTTCGCCAGCGCTGATCGTGCGCTGGGCTTCGACTTGGCTGAAGCGCGATTGCAGCGGGTGACCCTGCTGCAGCTGGGCGACGAGCAGTACCAGATGATCTGGACCAGCCACCACATCCTGATGGACGGCTGGAGCAGTTCGCGGCTGTTCGGCGAGGTCTTGCAGTACTACTCCACGGGCGAGGTGACTGGCGAAAATGGCCGCTATCGCGACTTCATTGCCTGGTTGCAGGCGCAGGATCAGGATGCCCAGGAGCTGTTCTGGAAGGCGCGTCTGGCGGTGGTCAACGAACCGACCGCGCTGAGTCAGGCGATGCACCCGCGTCACAGTGCCGACGTTACCGGTCACGATGCGCTCTATTCGAATTGGGACAAGGCGCAAACCGCGCGCCTGCTGGAGTTCTGCCGCGATTTGCGCATCACCCCCAACACGCTGATTCAGGGCGCGTGGCTGCTGCTGTTGCAACGCTACACCGGCCAGCAGACGGTGACCTTCGGCGCCACCGTATCAGGGCGTCCGGAAAGTCTGCCGAACGTCGGCAACATGCTCGGCCTGTTCATCAACACCTTGCCGATCATTCAGACCCCGCAGGCCGATCAGCGTCTGGCCGACTGGCTGGGTGAAGTGCAGGCCTACAACCTCGACATCCGCGATTACTCCCAGGCACCGCTGGCCGATGTGCAGCGCTGGTCGAACCTCGGTGGTCAGGCGCTGTTCGACAGCATCGTGGTGTTCGAGAACTTCCCGATCGACGAGCGCTTGCAGGAAGAAACCAACACCGAGCTGACCTTCGGCAAATCCATCGGCCACGGCGTGACCAACGTGCCGATGGACCTTGCGGTGATGCTCGGCGACGAGTTGTCGATCGAGTACCTGTACCTGCGCAGCCACTTCAGCGCCGAGGCGGTAGAAGGCATTCGCCTGACCCTGGAAAACACCCTCGCGGCGATGATGGCCGCGCCGTATGAGCGGCTGGGCAACTTGCAGCGTCTGTCCGCTGAACAATGGCAAGCGGCGCAGGCCTGGAGCGCCGAGCCGGCGCACCGCCATGAGCCTCGCCTGTTGCCGGAGTTGATCAGTCGTCATGCGCAACAGCAGCCCGACGCGATCGCGGTGCAATGCGCCGGCGAAAGCCTGAGCTACGCCGAACTGGAGCGGCAGGCCAATCGACTTGCGCAGTGCCTGATTGCCCACGGCGCCGGGCCGGAAGTGGTGATCGGCGTGGCATTGCCGCGCTCGCTGGAAATGCTGGTGAGTTTCCTCGCCGTGCTCAAGAGCGGTGCGGCGTACGTGCCGCTGGACATCGATTATCCGCCCGAGCGCTTGACGTACATGATCGAAGATTCGCGCATGGCCCTGCTGCTGACGCAAACCAGCCTGCGCGCGACATTGCCTGCACCACAAGGCGTGCGGCGTCTGGAAATCGATCAACTCTATCGCAGTCTTTACAGCGATGCTGCCCCGGTCTGCGATGTTCACGAGCAGAGCCTGGCCTATCTGGTTTACACCTCCGGTTCCACCGGACGGCCGAAAGGCGTGGCCGTGACCCAGGGACCGCTGAGCATGCATTGCCAGGCCATCGCCGAGCTGTACGAAATGGACGCGAGCAGTTGCGAGCTGCACTTCATGTCGTTCGCTTTCGACGGTGCCCATGAACGCTGGCTGAGTACCTTGTACAGCGGCGGTCGTCTGGTGATCCGCGACGGTTGCCTGTGGACGCCGGAGCAGACCTATCAGGCCCTGCATGATTACGGCGTGACCATCGCTTGTTTCCCGCCGGCCTATCTCAAACAACTCGCCGAGTACGCCGCCGCCAGTGGCATCGCACCACCGCCAGTGCGCATCTACTGCTTCGGTGGCGATGCGGTGCCGGAGCAGACCTTCGAACAGGTCAAAGCCGCGTTGCGTCCGCAATACTTCACCAACGGCTACGGCCCGACCGAAACCGTGGTCACGCCGATGCTCTGGAAAGTCGCCATCAGCCAGCACTGCGAAGCGGCGTATGCGCCGATCGGTCGCGCCGTCGGTGCGCGTTCGCTGTACGTGCTCGACGACGATCTGAATCCGCTGCCGCCGGGTTTTGCCGGTGAGTTGTACATCGGCGGTTACGGCGTCGCTCGAGGTTATTACGGGCGCCCCGACCTGACCGGCGAACGCTTCGTGCCCAACCCGTTTGTGCCCGGCGAGCGCCTGTACCGCAGCGGCGATCTGGTGCGCCGCCGCGCGGACGGCGTGGTCGATTACGTCGGGCGCATCGACCATCAGGTCAAGGTGCGTGGCTTCCGCATCGAGCTGGGCGAAGTCGAGGCCAGCCTGCGTCAGTTGCCGGCGGTGAGCGATGCGCTGGTGATTGCCCGCGACAATGCCTCCGGCAAGCAACTGATCGGTTATGTGGTCACCGCCACGGGTGATGATATCGGCGATGAACTCAAGGCCGGGCTGCGTGCTTCGCTGCCGGAATACATGGTGCCGGCGCAGATCGTCTGCCTCAGCGCATTCCCGGTCACGCCCAACGGCAAACTCGATCGCAAGGCCCTGCCGGAGCCGGAGTTCAAAAGTGACGAATATGTAGCGCCGCGCACCGAGCAGGAACGCCTGCTGGCGGAAATCTGGGCGCAAGTGTTGCAGGTCGAGCAGGTCGGTATCAGCGATAACTTCTTTGAACTGGGCGGCGATTCGATCCTCAGCCTGCAAGTGATCTCGCGGGTGCGAAACCACCCGACGCTGCAGATGGAGCTGAAGCTGCGCGATCTGATGCGCTATCAAACCATCGCCGGCATTCTCGAGCAGCAAGTGGCGAAGGAGGGCGCCGGGCAAGCGCTGCCGGACCTGACTCAGGTTGCCGCAGAGGGCGCGTTCAATCTGCTGCCGATCCAGCAATGGTTCTTCGCCGAAGGCATGGCCGAGGCGCATCACTACAACCAGTCGTTGCTGCTCAGCGCACGTCAGCCGCTGGATCTCGATGCACTGGAACAGGCGCTGGGCTTGATCGAACAGCATCACGATTCGCTGCGCCTGCGTTTTTCCAACGACGGCGGACGCTGGTTGCAGCGCTACAGCACCAGCGCCTCCGACGAGGCTGTGCTGTGGCGCCGTGAAGCGCAAAGCAGCGAAGAGGTCGAAGCCTTGGCCAACCTCGCGCAGCGTAGCCTCAAACTCAATGACGGGCCGGTCTGGCGGGTCATGCATGTGGCGTTGCCGGATGGTCAGGCGCGGTTGCTGGTGGTAATTCATCACCTGGTGGTCGACACCGTGTCGTGGCGGATTCTGCTCGACGATCTGAAAGTCGCTTATGAGGCGTGCGTGCAGGGGCTGGTGCCGCAGCTGCCGATTCGCACCAGCAGTTACCGTTCGTTTGCCGAAGCGTTGCAGGCGCAGGCACCAGTCATAGCCGAGCAGGAATTGAGCTATTGGCTGGAGCAACTGGATCAGCCCGGCATTGATCTGCCGTGCGATAACCCGCGTGGCAAGAACCTTGTGCGGCAACAGGCGCAGGCACGGCTCAAGCTGTCCCGCGAGCACACCGAACAACTGCTCAAACAGGCCCCGGCGGTGTACGGCACGCAGATCAACGACTTGCTGCTGTCAGCGCTCAGCCGCGCGCTGTGCCGCTGGAGCCAGCAACCGTCGGCGCTGATTCTGCTTGAAGGGCACGGTCGCGAAGACCTCTTCGAATCGATCGACCTGAGCCGCAGCCTCGGCTGGTTCACCAGCATGTTCCCGGTGCGTTTGCGCCCGGACAGCGACGACATCGGCCAGTCGATCATCGATGTGCAGGCGCAACTGGCGGGCGTACCGCAGAAGGGCATCGGCTACGGCGTGTTGCGTCATCTGGCCGGGCCGGAAATCTCGGCGCAACTGGCTGCATTGCCGCAGGCACGGGTGACGTTCAATTACCTCGGGCAGTTCGACCAGAGCTTCGATGAACAGGCGTTGCTGGTGCCGGCACTGGAAGAGACCGGCGACAACTACAGCCTCAAGGCGAACCTGGGCAACTGGCTGGAAATCGTCGGCCAGGTCTATGACGGGCAACTGGCCTTGCGCTGCATTTACAGCAGCCAGCGTTACCGCGCCGGCACCATGAATGCGCTGATGAGCGATTACCAGCGCGAGCTTGAAGCGTTGATCGAACATTGCGTGGCACGGGTGGGTTGATCACCCGGTCTTTTGCGCGGGCGCTGCCCAGGCGCGCCCGTCCTATCGCGGATACAAGGATTTTTATCGATGTCGTTACACCCTGATCTGGAAGCTTTCCTCGACCTCGCTCAAGACAGCCAGGACGCCGGCCTGCCGGCCATGCACCAACTGACCCCGAGCGAGGCCCGCGCCACCTTCGAACAGACCACCGCGCAACTGCGCTGGCCGGCGCCGCAGGATGTTGAACTCACCGAGATTGAGACACTGGCCCGCGATGGTGCGGCGCTGGCGTTGCGTTTGTATCGACCCAACGGTGTTGGATCGCCGCTGCCGGTGCTGGTGTATTTCCACGGTGGCGGATTTGTCGTTGGCAGTCTGGATTCCCATGACGGCGTCTGCCGCGAGTTTTGCCAGCGCACGCCGTGTGCGGTGCTTTCGGTCGGTTATCGACTGGCGCCGGAGCATCGCTTTCCGACGGCGCTGGAGGATGGCGAGGACGCTTTGGCCTGGCTGGCCGAACAGGCTGCGAACCTCGGACTGGATGGTTCGCGCGTTGCGTTTGGCGGTGATAGCGCGGGTGCCACATTGGCGACGGTATTGGCGATTCAGGCGGTGCGGCAGCCGCACACGGTGGCTATCGCGCCGAAGGCGCAGTTGTTGTGTTATCCGGTGACCGATGCTTCACGGGTGCATGATTCGCGGCTGTTGTTTGGCGAGGGGTATTTGCTCGAGAACGACACGCTGGAGTGGTTTTATCAGCACTATGCGCGTGGGCCGGAGGATTATCTGGATTGGCGCTTTTCGCCGTTGCTGGCGGAGGATTTGCGTGGGGTGGCGCCGGCTATTGTGGTATTGGCCGGGTTTGATCCGCTGCTGGATGAGGGGCAGGCTTATGTCGACAGGCTGCGTGGGCAGGGGTTTGAGGTCGACGTCGAGGTTTGTGCCGGGTTGACTCATGATTTGTTGCGGTTGGGGGCGGTGGTGCCTGGGGTTCTGGAGGTGTATTTGCGGGTGGGTGGGGCGCTTGCGCGGGCTCTTGAGATTGGGTGAATATCCGTTGCTTTGGTAGCGGCTGCTGGCGGTTTCGCCTGACGGCGACTTACTTTTTTACAAGCGCCAAAAAAAGTAAGCAAAAAACGCTAGCTCCTGCGTTCGGCCCTCGCAGGCTCGGGTTCCTTCGCTGCGTGATCGATCCGGGCGCAGCGGCTACGGTTTGCTTCGCTGCACCTCCTTCCGCTGTGTCTGGCTGCGCCAGACGGTCGCTGCGCTCCCACGCCCGGATCAATCCCTCCACTCAGCCTTCCGATGTCGCCGGTGGATCAAAAGCACTCGAGCTAACGCTCATTGTTGAGTGATTAGAAGCGTCGCATGGCTTGAGATTTTCGGTGGATTCGCCCCTCACCCCAGCCCTCTCCCGAGGGAGAGGGAGCCGATTTGTGTGGTGTTCAAAACCTGCATTCGACTCGATATCTCATGTTGCCGTACCTCGTCCAAACACCTCGGTCAGTTCCCTCTCCTTGCGGGAAAGGGCTAGGGAGAGGGAGCCGGAGCCGATTTGCGGGCTTTGCAGAATCTGCATTCGACTCGGTATCGCAAGTCGGCGTACTTCGTCCAAACACCTCGGTCAGTCCCCTCTCCCTCTGGGAGAGGGCTAGGGTGAGGGGATCTTGATCTGGCTTTTTGATTTTTTGCCTCTTCGGCAGACTTCGTTACGGGATCGATCCAGGTGTGGGAGCGCAGCGAGCGGGCCGTACGCCGGGGCAAAGCCTTTTGGTTCCTTTTTGCTGGGCCGGCACTCCGGCGTTTGAAAAAGGGACTCGCTGTAATTGCGAAACCATAAGAAGCCTTCACCGCAACAACGGATATGCCCCCAATCCCAAAAATCAAAAAGCCCCGCCAAGGCGGGGCTTCTAAACAACATCAGACCAATCAGAAATCAGCCTTCACCGACATCACAAAATTGCGCGGATCCCCATAGAAGTTACCGAACCCCTCGGTACCAATGGTCGCGTAATAACGCTTGTCGAACAGGTTATTGCCGTTCAACGCCACCGACCAGGTGTCATCGATCCGATAACCAATGCGACCGTTCCAGACGGCATAACCCGCGCCGTCGACATTGTCCCCGCCCAGAGGCGAAACGCGGTAGGTGCCCGTCTGTGCATTGACACCCGCACCAATGGTCACACGGTCCAGCGGTCCGCTCAGGGCGTAATCACCCCAGACGCGCAACAGGTGACGCGGCACGTAGGAGTTGTAGACCGCGCCATCCTGAGTAGCATCGGCGTCTTCCAGCACTTTGGTCTGGGTGTAGGTATAACCGGCCAGCAATTGCAGGCGGTCGATCACTTCACCGCTGACTTCAGCTTCAAAGCCCTGGGCGCGGACCTTGCCGGAGTTGATCTGGCAGGAGCTGTCTTCGCACCGCAGGTCATCCTGGGCCGCGTCTTTCTGGATGGTGCGGAACAGGTTGAATGTGGTGTTCAAGCGACCGTCGTACCACTCACCCTTGATCCCCAGCTCGTAGCTCTGGCCAATCAGCGGCTTGAGCGTGCTGCCGTCGATGGTTTTGTACGAGCCTTGCGGGGTGAAGATGTCGGTGTAGCTGGCGTAGGCGGTCAGGTTGTCGTTGAGGTCGTAGAGCAGGCCGGCGAACGGCGTGACCTGGCCGGTTTCGGTGGATTGGGTGTTGACCTCGGTGCCTTCGCCACGGAAGTACTGCACCGAGTCGGTGTCGGAT
This window contains:
- a CDS encoding alpha/beta hydrolase, with the protein product MSLHPDLEAFLDLAQDSQDAGLPAMHQLTPSEARATFEQTTAQLRWPAPQDVELTEIETLARDGAALALRLYRPNGVGSPLPVLVYFHGGGFVVGSLDSHDGVCREFCQRTPCAVLSVGYRLAPEHRFPTALEDGEDALAWLAEQAANLGLDGSRVAFGGDSAGATLATVLAIQAVRQPHTVAIAPKAQLLCYPVTDASRVHDSRLLFGEGYLLENDTLEWFYQHYARGPEDYLDWRFSPLLAEDLRGVAPAIVVLAGFDPLLDEGQAYVDRLRGQGFEVDVEVCAGLTHDLLRLGAVVPGVLEVYLRVGGALARALEIG
- a CDS encoding non-ribosomal peptide synthase/polyketide synthase, which gives rise to MQELIESVGQLSAKQRKALAVLLKQKGVNLFDIAPVFKRTAEEPLLLSYAQQRQWFLWQWAPHSAAYNIPTALRLQGPLDVPALERSIAALIERHETLRTVFSQDSAQPLQVVLPAGPFTLDIHNLSADLANDPEHSIEAFVQTQSQKTFDLQHGPLLRAALLQVSPDDHVLVLTLHHIVSDGWSLQVMIEELVQLYAGFNLGHDAGLPALPIQYADYALWQRQWMEAGEQERQLAYWQEKLGGEQPVLELPLDRPRAVDQSFAGASHNLILDPALSNALKAFARQENVTLFVLLLASFQALLHRYSGQSDIRVGVPVANRGRVEIERLIGFFVNTQVLKADVDAELPFIELLRQVKQTAQEAQAHQDLPFEQLVEALEPGRSLSHSPLFQVMFNHQAERRASVATRLNGLNIEPLEWQRQTAQFDLTLNTTEQAHGIEAVLKYATDLFDAATIERLAQHWTALLQAIIAEPSQRIGQLSMLDAGQQQQLLAQWNPSLIEQPLTQCIQQAIEAQAERHADAVAVSCAGQRLTYAELNHRANLWAHTLIEQGVGPDVRVGLAVERSLDMIVAILAVLKAGGAYVPLDPSYPDDRLSYMIDDSGIQLLLTQGHLLGQLPLPPGLICLDLDQTPEHGIASNPPCLTTPDNLAYVIYTSGSTGKPKGALLPHGNVMRLFSATEQWFDFGAQDSWTLFHSYAFDFSVWEIFGALLYGGKLVVVPHDVSRSPEDFYTLLCDENVTVLNQTPSAFKPLMQVACESSRSNALRYVVFGGEALEVQNLRPWFERFGDRTPTLINMYGITETTVHVTYRPLSLADLQSNHSSPIGAPIVDLSWYLLDSSLNLVPQGCIGELYIAGAGLARGYLNQAGMSATRFVPDPFNRRAGQRLYRTGDLARLRGDGVIEYIGRIDHQVKIRGFRIELGEIEAQLLKHPQVREAVVLAVDGVSGQQLATWVVPVETLNADEQGALRDSIKAHLRETLPDYMVPVSWAFLDRLPLTANGKLDRKQLPQPDVAQVQEAYAAPRSELEQRLAEIWQDVLKVERVGLHDNFFELGGDSIISIQVVSRARQAGIRFTPKDIFQHQTVQRLATVAQQSDAVQTEQGEVLGEAPLTPIQQYFFHSDIPARHHWNQSILLTPAKALQATALQQALAQVQKQHDALRLRYRQTEQGWQQSHGTADQPQALLRTFTLDDSAALPALCLDLQRSLDLQNGPLIRAALIDLPDASQRLLLVIHHLVVDGVSWRILLEDLQSAYQQISSGQSVHLPAKTSAFKGWGLRLQEHARSAALNSELSYWREQLRDAPLGLPLDNPQGQLNNRFERSVDTRLDAERTRQLLQQAPAAYRTQVNDLLLTALARVLCEWTASDSALVQLEGHGREDLFDDIDLSRTVGWFTSMFPVRLTPNASLESSIKSIKEQLRAIPNKGIGYGLLRYLGTADAQAALHELAQPQVTFNYLGQFDNNFDEDALWRPATEDKGAGQDANAPMANWLTIDGRVYQGQLSLTWTYSSDVFEEATIDALARAYEVALSELIDHCLSHAGGLTPSDVPLAGLSQAHLDSLPIAAQRIEDIYPLAPMQQGILFHSLYDADASAYVYQMLLDIDGLDVARFQQAWQRVVDRHEVLRAGFIWGRDGLDAPLQVINRQLTLEMPEIDVRDAADLPAVLEARAQADRERGFDLQNPPLLRLCLLRTADDRHRLIFTCHHILMDGWSNSRMFGEVLQDYAGQPVSSAQGRYRDFLVWLQDQDKAAAQEFWRGQLAELDEPTRLASACHGRTVPGPGKQMHRLHFDEALTQRLNSFSRQQQVTLNSLVQAAWLLVLQRYTGQATVAFGATVSGRPVDLPGIEEQLGLFINTLPVIASPQASLSVGDWVRSVQDKNLLLRDYEQTPLQDIQRLAALSGEALFDTLLVFENYPVSDALEANPGGLRFSGLEHREQTNYGLTLIAGASEVLNLDFNYLTEHFAERSVLALAAHLREVLEQFIAAPQRALGEIGLLPLAERQTLAQWSDNHAAYPAERLISQSFEARVAAHPQALALSHAGVALSYGELNRRANQLARHLVTLGVTAEVRVGVALPRSAELVIALMAVLKAGGTYVPLDPDYPADRVAYMLDDSQAKVLLTQQALLAQLPSSEAHVVLVEAGGEAFAAQAPDNLPARADSANLAYVIYTSGSTGKPKGVAIAHRNVQALIHWSAEVYSEDDLQGVLASTSVCFDLSVWEIFVTLARGGSMVMARNALELPDLPERDQVRLINTVPSAIAALQRIGQIPSCVRIINLAGEPLKQALVDTLYRETSVAHVYDLYGPSEDTTYSTWTRRELGGQANIGRPLRNTTAYLLDEQLQEAPLGIAAELYLAGEGITRGYLLRPGLTAERFVPNPLASNGERMYRTGDLTRFMDDGRIEYVGRIDHQVKVRGFRIELGEIDARLLAQASVREGVVLAVEGVGGQQLVAYVVPAEADQSLAQLDSLSAELQAALKAHLPDYMVPTQWLFLEQLPLTPNGKLDRKALPAPDASQAQRDYVAPSTPLEQQLAEVWQDILKIEQVGVTDNFFALGGDSIISIQLVSRARQQGICFTPKDLFQQQTVQKLAVVVSHADVQSASAADYPLAQLDQAQLDALPVPAELIEDVYPLSPMQEGMLFHTLSDNGSSLYVQQVSLPIKGLDVERFRRAWEFIIVRQAILRTSFHWQDGLAKPLQVVHRQAPLQMQVLDWRGQDCSEAAIAEFASADRALGFDLAEARLQRVTLLQLGDEQYQMIWTSHHILMDGWSSSRLFGEVLQYYSTGEVTGENGRYRDFIAWLQAQDQDAQELFWKARLAVVNEPTALSQAMHPRHSADVTGHDALYSNWDKAQTARLLEFCRDLRITPNTLIQGAWLLLLQRYTGQQTVTFGATVSGRPESLPNVGNMLGLFINTLPIIQTPQADQRLADWLGEVQAYNLDIRDYSQAPLADVQRWSNLGGQALFDSIVVFENFPIDERLQEETNTELTFGKSIGHGVTNVPMDLAVMLGDELSIEYLYLRSHFSAEAVEGIRLTLENTLAAMMAAPYERLGNLQRLSAEQWQAAQAWSAEPAHRHEPRLLPELISRHAQQQPDAIAVQCAGESLSYAELERQANRLAQCLIAHGAGPEVVIGVALPRSLEMLVSFLAVLKSGAAYVPLDIDYPPERLTYMIEDSRMALLLTQTSLRATLPAPQGVRRLEIDQLYRSLYSDAAPVCDVHEQSLAYLVYTSGSTGRPKGVAVTQGPLSMHCQAIAELYEMDASSCELHFMSFAFDGAHERWLSTLYSGGRLVIRDGCLWTPEQTYQALHDYGVTIACFPPAYLKQLAEYAAASGIAPPPVRIYCFGGDAVPEQTFEQVKAALRPQYFTNGYGPTETVVTPMLWKVAISQHCEAAYAPIGRAVGARSLYVLDDDLNPLPPGFAGELYIGGYGVARGYYGRPDLTGERFVPNPFVPGERLYRSGDLVRRRADGVVDYVGRIDHQVKVRGFRIELGEVEASLRQLPAVSDALVIARDNASGKQLIGYVVTATGDDIGDELKAGLRASLPEYMVPAQIVCLSAFPVTPNGKLDRKALPEPEFKSDEYVAPRTEQERLLAEIWAQVLQVEQVGISDNFFELGGDSILSLQVISRVRNHPTLQMELKLRDLMRYQTIAGILEQQVAKEGAGQALPDLTQVAAEGAFNLLPIQQWFFAEGMAEAHHYNQSLLLSARQPLDLDALEQALGLIEQHHDSLRLRFSNDGGRWLQRYSTSASDEAVLWRREAQSSEEVEALANLAQRSLKLNDGPVWRVMHVALPDGQARLLVVIHHLVVDTVSWRILLDDLKVAYEACVQGLVPQLPIRTSSYRSFAEALQAQAPVIAEQELSYWLEQLDQPGIDLPCDNPRGKNLVRQQAQARLKLSREHTEQLLKQAPAVYGTQINDLLLSALSRALCRWSQQPSALILLEGHGREDLFESIDLSRSLGWFTSMFPVRLRPDSDDIGQSIIDVQAQLAGVPQKGIGYGVLRHLAGPEISAQLAALPQARVTFNYLGQFDQSFDEQALLVPALEETGDNYSLKANLGNWLEIVGQVYDGQLALRCIYSSQRYRAGTMNALMSDYQRELEALIEHCVARVG